From the genome of Haloterrigena sp. KLK7, one region includes:
- a CDS encoding SHOCT domain-containing protein, translated as MARFGSLLLKGAGALLLALVVLSVIATVVGIVLSVVATVVTAVVTLALLAVVVLAAVGLVSLLRDDGGGNDLEAAYGSDGARSTDGREERLRSQYVDGELSEAEFERELDRILEDGHGRTDGLDARRSRDSTTASDRTRLWDR; from the coding sequence ATGGCTCGATTCGGATCACTCCTGCTCAAGGGCGCCGGCGCCCTCCTGCTCGCGCTCGTCGTCCTCAGCGTCATCGCGACCGTCGTCGGCATCGTCCTCTCGGTCGTCGCGACCGTCGTTACGGCCGTCGTGACGCTCGCACTGCTCGCCGTCGTCGTCCTCGCCGCCGTCGGGCTCGTCTCCCTGCTTCGGGACGACGGGGGCGGGAACGACCTCGAGGCCGCGTACGGAAGCGACGGCGCCCGATCGACCGACGGTCGCGAGGAACGCCTCCGCTCGCAGTACGTCGACGGCGAACTCAGCGAGGCCGAGTTCGAACGGGAACTCGACCGGATCCTCGAGGACGGACACGGTCGAACCGACGGTCTCGACGCGCGGCGCTCGCGCGACTCGACGACCGCGAGCGATCGGACGCGGCTCTGGGATCGGTAA
- a CDS encoding MBL fold metallo-hydrolase, which translates to MELRFLGGAREVGRSAVLVNDALLLDFGMLTANPPQFPLETPTPEAVVVSHGHLDHVGAVPSLLSGDARPPIHWTPPTYELTLTLARDTLNLHGGTMQCPFTETDVQRVTQVSQTHGYRETFEAAGHEVTFYNAGHIPGSAHVLVDDGETRLLYTGDFHVDDQRGDVASSRANGPEAAVGGQRLVSGSTARPDADIVLCESTYSDVEHDDRAVVEERFAESVQTTLWEGGTVVVPAFAIGRTQELMLVCDAHDIPCYVDGMGKRVTEMLRQYPGFVRDEEAFRRAISHARFVTGRNGQRKRITDQKAAIITTSGMLSGGPAMTYIPEIRANPMNKIAMTGYQVEGTPGRDLLETGSAEIDGRRMPISAQVEQYDFSAHADRDGILEFLESYRDSEVLINHGDRCEAFAEELRADGFDAAAPERGDTVSA; encoded by the coding sequence ATGGAGCTCCGATTTCTCGGCGGCGCTCGCGAGGTGGGTCGCAGCGCGGTCCTCGTGAACGACGCCTTGCTGCTCGATTTCGGGATGCTGACGGCGAACCCGCCGCAGTTTCCCCTCGAGACGCCGACGCCAGAGGCGGTCGTCGTCTCCCACGGTCACCTCGATCACGTCGGCGCCGTGCCGTCGCTGCTCTCGGGCGACGCGCGGCCGCCGATCCACTGGACGCCGCCGACGTACGAACTGACGCTGACGCTCGCTCGAGACACGCTGAACCTCCACGGCGGAACGATGCAGTGTCCGTTCACCGAGACGGACGTCCAGCGCGTCACGCAGGTCTCGCAGACCCACGGCTACCGCGAGACGTTCGAGGCGGCCGGCCACGAGGTGACGTTCTACAACGCCGGACACATTCCGGGTAGCGCGCACGTGCTCGTCGACGACGGCGAGACGCGACTGCTCTATACTGGCGATTTCCACGTCGACGATCAGCGGGGCGACGTCGCCTCGAGTCGCGCGAACGGGCCCGAAGCGGCCGTGGGCGGCCAGCGGCTCGTTTCGGGATCTACCGCGCGCCCCGACGCCGATATCGTCCTCTGTGAGAGCACCTACTCCGACGTCGAACACGACGACCGGGCCGTCGTCGAGGAGCGATTCGCCGAGAGCGTGCAGACGACCCTCTGGGAGGGCGGCACGGTCGTCGTCCCCGCGTTCGCGATCGGCCGCACCCAGGAGCTGATGCTCGTCTGCGACGCGCACGACATCCCCTGCTACGTCGACGGGATGGGGAAGCGAGTGACCGAGATGCTCCGCCAGTATCCCGGGTTCGTCCGGGACGAAGAGGCGTTTCGACGGGCGATCTCCCACGCGCGGTTCGTCACCGGCCGAAACGGGCAGCGGAAACGCATCACCGATCAGAAGGCCGCGATCATCACCACCAGCGGGATGCTCTCCGGCGGGCCCGCCATGACCTACATCCCCGAGATCCGGGCGAACCCGATGAACAAGATCGCCATGACCGGCTACCAGGTCGAGGGCACCCCCGGCCGCGACCTCCTCGAGACCGGGAGCGCCGAGATCGACGGCCGCCGGATGCCGATCAGCGCGCAGGTCGAACAGTACGACTTCTCCGCGCACGCGGATCGGGACGGGATCCTCGAGTTCCTCGAGTCCTACCGGGACAGCGAGGTGCTGATCAACCACGGCGACCGCTGCGAGGCGTTCGCCGAGGAGTTGCGCGCCGACGGGTTCGACGCAGCGGCGCCCGAGCGCGGCGATACCGTGTCAGCGTAG
- a CDS encoding TIGR03668 family PPOX class F420-dependent oxidoreductase yields MTPEERAVLERARVATLATADGDGRPHAVPICYAVLEDAGGDSASDSDRDLRVVSAVDEKPKSTRDLRRVRDVRTNPHATVLADYYSEDWSRLAWVQVRGRAAVIEADRGTDTIHDAAVAALESKYNQYADHDLAERAVLEIRVERTRSWGSLEEYAEWGDDSERTGLR; encoded by the coding sequence ATGACGCCCGAAGAGCGAGCCGTCCTCGAGCGCGCCCGCGTCGCGACGCTGGCGACGGCCGACGGTGACGGTCGTCCCCACGCGGTACCGATCTGCTACGCGGTGCTCGAGGACGCCGGCGGCGACTCGGCGTCCGACTCCGATCGCGACCTCCGAGTCGTCTCGGCGGTCGACGAGAAACCGAAGTCGACCCGCGACCTCCGGCGCGTCCGCGACGTACGGACGAACCCGCACGCGACCGTGCTCGCCGACTACTACAGCGAGGACTGGTCGCGGCTCGCGTGGGTGCAGGTCCGGGGCCGCGCCGCCGTCATCGAGGCCGACCGCGGCACTGATACCATTCACGACGCCGCCGTCGCCGCCCTCGAGTCGAAGTACAATCAGTACGCTGACCACGACCTCGCCGAGCGCGCGGTTCTCGAGATCCGCGTCGAGCGGACGCGCTCGTGGGGCTCGCTCGAGGAGTACGCGGAGTGGGGCGACGACTCGGAACGAACGGGACTACGCTGA